A part of Scophthalmus maximus strain ysfricsl-2021 chromosome 20, ASM2237912v1, whole genome shotgun sequence genomic DNA contains:
- the nek10 gene encoding serine/threonine-protein kinase Nek10 isoform X4, whose product MTSTISELQLNSWKQGGLWKMSNSAKKGRQGEKLPLKSTGNQSNLFSRASHDLRRLRLLLAKTGPRQEVAALSHSKARSSGASRSQGPHHQKDANRQRSERDINSEAAELEKFSMTYRDQRCFTGHPLHKLFSDILVSLVKNRLCSEWIDHAAPESVLRVLICLRLLIRDPHHQIILHQLQGISLLARYMESVTAMYISCDEQAFSAQKLVTMTHMFQKLSAVESQRAWVTESGAHKTMVKLLSTTDSSVLLGAMLALTTLAESSECKEEIGEPPIVENLLVILQEHDLLSKRISAELLRLLSPVRQVRDQVRELEGLPVLLSLLHGQHLKLLWSIAWVLVQLCEDPNTRTEIRSWGGVQQLLWLLNSDRRYVSDRSSIETLSSANAAGRIRREHIREELSPQEEVDNTVALQSACCTALTELSLDDASAHYIVRENGVYIIAKLILPQNSGAKVTTLQCYAFRTLRFLFSVERNRHQFKRLLPTDLFELFIDVGHYVRDLAAYEGLQTKVSLYTEEELDSLRESIEAVDQNRPPLKVINGYSVLDHLGTGAFGSVFKVRKQSGQNLLALKEVNLHNPAFGKDKRSRDSNVEKIISELTIIKEQMIHPNVVKYYRTFLEGDRLYIVMELIEGVPLAEQLTSLKEKQQQFTEDRIWKIFIQMCLALRYLHKEKRIVHRDLTPNNIMLGEKDKVTITDFGLAKQKQESSKLTSVVGTILYSCPEVVKNEPYGEKADVWALGCVLYQMATLHPPFNSLNMLSLASKIVKAVYDPIEEGAFSERVTDMIRWCLSPDADQRPDIVAISSKISDLMMRLMDGLYTSQNALERRAERDRKRAQKYFLERHKSSRNSCLLDLSQETSLMKAEHPTPPSSSACSSNHSEQLMCQEDASDDDAEDDDPQNSTTICVGKHCGLKSSNCITPDQILSSGDSAAVRMKPRPVSAGICVSQKKLRQIEDPSQRLLVQLHKILFISQLPPAPHGNIKRRVIERFKKSLFHYGSDPCNLKVELSKLLQASPELMELDSSSADWWPLVQHFTRDPLAVDSTDDGNLKEGVTYQQMQGIIEELLEENGYYEATTSSREKK is encoded by the exons ATGACAAGCACAATTTCAGAG CTCCAGTTGAACTCATGGAAACAAGGGGGattgtggaaaatgtccaaCTCCGCTAAAAAAGGGAGACAAGGAGAAAAGTTGCCCCTGAAATCCACAGGAAACCAGAGCAA TCTGTTTTCTAGGGCTTCTCATGATCTCAGAAGGCTGCGGTTGCTGCTTGCCAAAACCGGCCCCAGACAAGAG GTGGCAGCATTGAGTCACAGTAAAGCACGCAGCAGTGGAGCCAGCAGATCACAAGGCCCGCATCATCAGAAAGACGCCAACAGACAACGCAGTGAGAGAGACATCAACAGTGAGGCCGCTGAGCTGGAAAAATTCAG CATGACATACAGAGACCAGAGATGCTTCACTGGACACCCACTGCATAAACTCTTCTCCGACATCCTTGTGTCTTTGGTCAAGAACCGCCTTTGCAG TGAATGGATTGACCATGCAGCACCTGAGTCCGTCCTGAGGGTTCTAATCTGCCTGCGATTATTAATCAGAGATCCTCACCATCAG ATAATCCTCCATCAGCTCCAGGGCATCAGTTTACTGGCCAGG TATATGGAGTCTGTCACTGCCATGTACATATCTTGTGATGAACAGGCGTTTTCTGCGCAGAAGCTGGTCACAATGACCC ACATGTTCCAGAAGCTGTCTGCCGTTGAAAGTCAAAGGGCCTGGGTCACCGAGAGCGGTGCTCACAAG ACCATGGTGAAGCTCCTCTCCACAACCGATAGCAGCGTACTGCTGGGAGCCATGCTGGCACTCACCACTTTGGCAGAAAg TTCCGAATGCAAGGAGGAGATTGGGGAGCCACCGATAGTAGAGAACCTTCTCGTAATACTGCAGGAACATGACCTGCTGTCGAAGAG GATAAGTGCGGAGCTGCTGAGGCTCCTGTCGCCGGTGCGGCAGGTGAGGGACCAGGTGAGGGAGCTGGAGGGGCTGCCCGTGCTGCTGAGCCTGCTGCACGGCCAGCACCTGAAGCTGCTGTGGAGCATTGCCTGGGTCCTGGTCCAGCTCTGCGAGGATCCCAACACCAGGACGGAGATCCGGAGCTGGGGCGGGgttcagcagctgctctggcTGCTCAACAG TGACAGGCGGTATGTCTCCGATCGCTCCTCCATCGAGACGCTCTCCAGCGCCAACGCTGCCGGTCGCATCCGGCGAGAACACATCAGAGAGGAGCTCAGCccacaggaggaggtggacaacACCGTGGCCCTGCAGTCAG CCTGCTGTACAGCTTTGACTGAGCTTAGTCTGGATGACGCATCTGCTCACTACATTGTGCGG GAAAATGGGGTCTACATTATAGCAAAGTTGATTCTACCACAAAATTCTGGAGCAAAGGTCACGACTTTGCag TGCTATGCATTTCGGACCCTCCGGTTTCTCTTCAGTGTGGAGAGAAACAGGCATCAGTTTAAGAG GCTCCTTCCCACAGACCTCTTTGAGTTGTTTATTGATGTTGGCCACTATGTGCGGGACCTCGCTGCTTATGAGGGACTGCAGACCAAAGTTTCACTCTACACT gaagaggagctggacaGTCTGAGAGAGAGCATCGAGGCTGTGGACCAGAACCGACCTCCCCTTAAAGTCATCAACGGTTACTCTGTTCTGGACCATCTGGGCACTGGGGCATTTGGAAGCGTCTTCAAG GTCCGAAAGCAGAGCGGCCAGAACCTCCTGGCTCTGAAGGAGGTGAACCTGCACAACCCGGCTTTTGGCAAAGACAAGAGGTCCAGAGACAGCAACGTGGAGAAAATCATCTCTGAGCTCACAATCATCAAAGAACAG ATGATACACCCAAACGTTGTTAAATATTACAGGACATTTTTGGAAG GTGACAGGCTATACATCGTGATGGAGCTGATTGAGGGAGTGCCGCTGGCTGAACAACTCACCTCTctgaaggagaagcagcagcagttcacTGAAGACAGAATTTGGAAGATTTTCATACAG ATGTGCCTGGCACTGAGGTACCTGCACAAGGAGAAGAGAATAGTGCACCGCGACCTCACACCAAACAACATCATGCTGGGGGAGAAGGACAAAGTCACaatca CTGACTTCGGCCTGGCCAAGCAGAAGCAGGAAAGCAGTAAGCTGACGTCAGTGGTCGGCACCATCCTTTACTCCTG tCCGGAGGTGGTGAAGAACGAGCCTTATGGGGAGAAGGCTGACGTCTGGGCTTTAGGGTGTGTCCTCTACCAGATGGCCACTTTACATCCTCCATTCAACAGTCTCAACATGCTATCACTCGCCAgcaag ATCGTCAAGGCAGTTTATGATCCGATTGAAGAAGGCGCTTTTTcagagagagtgacagacatGATCAGATG GTGTTTGAGTCCAGATGCAGACCAGCGGCCGGACATTGTGGCCATCAGTTCCAAGATCTCTGACCTCATGATGAGGCTGATGGACGGCCTCTACACTTCCCAGAATGCACTGGAAAGAAGAgctgagagagacaggaaacgaGCACAAAAGTATTTCCTGGAGAGGCACAAAAGCAGTAGGAACTCCTGCCTCTTGGACCTGTCGCAG GAAACATCCTTAATGAAAGCTGAACATCCGACTCCACCCTCTTCTTCTGCCTGCAGTTCGAACCACAGCGAGCAACTAATGTGTCAAG AAGATGCCTCAGATGATGACGCTGAAGATGATGATCCACAAAACAGCACCACTATCTGTGTAGGAAAACACTGTG GGCTGAAGTCCAGTAACTGCATCACACCTGACCAAATCCTATCTAG CGGGGATTCTGCTGCAGTAAGGATGAAACCAAGACCAG TGTCAGCAGGGATCTGCGTCTCCCAGAAGAAGCTACGACAGATTGAGGATCCCAGCCAGAGGCTCCTTGTGCAGCTGCACAAaatcctcttcatctctcaa CTCCCACCAGCTCCACACGGCAACATCAAGCGACGGGTCATAGAACGATTTAAAAAGTCTCTGTTCCACTATGGAAGCGATCCGTGCAACCTAAAAGTGGAGCTCAGCAAG ctcctccaggcaTCTCCAGAGCTGATGGAATTAGACTCATCCAGTGCAGACTGGTGGCCTCTGGTTCAACACTTCACCAGAGACCCGCTCGCTGTCGACAGCACAG ATGATGGGAATCTCAAAGAGGGAGTTACCTATCAGCAGATGCAG GGGATCatagaggagctgctggaggagaacggTTACTACGAAGCAACAACCAGCAG